A portion of the endosymbiont of Galathealinum brachiosum genome contains these proteins:
- the galE gene encoding UDP-glucose 4-epimerase GalE, which yields MKVLVVGGAGYIGSHMVKMLNKAGHDVITLDNLSNGYKDAVKYGEFVEGDIADESLLDKLFSDNNFDGVMHFASYIQVGESVEKPSMYYRNNVSNTQVLLDAMVDHGVKSFIFSSTAATFGEPDYTPIDEAHSQKPINPYGHSKLMVEQILRDFDHAYGLKSVSLRYFNAAGADPDGELGERHIPETHLIPLVLQAASGRRDNITIFGADYDTPDGTCIRDYIHINDLCSAHLLGLEHLVAGGETKAYNMGNGLGYSIKELIDIAKEVTGKDFTVLMGERRDGDPARLVADSSLLQKELGWKPEFAGLDVILRHAWEWELKYSEWG from the coding sequence ATGAAAGTTTTAGTCGTCGGCGGTGCGGGTTATATTGGTTCCCACATGGTGAAAATGCTTAACAAAGCAGGTCATGATGTAATTACTTTAGATAATCTCTCAAATGGTTATAAAGATGCGGTTAAGTATGGTGAGTTTGTAGAAGGTGATATTGCCGATGAAAGTTTATTAGATAAGTTATTTTCTGATAATAACTTTGATGGAGTGATGCATTTTGCTTCTTATATCCAGGTGGGTGAATCCGTTGAAAAGCCATCTATGTATTATCGTAATAATGTAAGCAATACGCAGGTATTGCTTGATGCGATGGTTGATCATGGAGTTAAGAGTTTTATTTTCTCATCAACTGCGGCCACATTTGGTGAACCTGATTATACGCCCATTGATGAAGCGCATTCTCAGAAACCTATTAACCCGTATGGTCACAGTAAATTAATGGTTGAGCAAATTCTTCGCGATTTTGACCATGCCTATGGTTTGAAGTCAGTTAGTTTGCGTTATTTTAATGCTGCGGGTGCTGATCCTGATGGAGAGTTGGGTGAGCGACATATACCAGAAACTCATTTAATCCCTCTTGTGTTGCAGGCCGCTTCAGGCCGTCGTGACAATATTACTATTTTTGGTGCTGATTACGATACGCCCGATGGGACCTGTATACGTGATTATATACATATTAATGATTTATGTAGTGCGCATTTGTTGGGGCTGGAGCATCTGGTTGCTGGTGGTGAAACAAAAGCGTACAACATGGGTAATGGTCTTGGCTATTCTATTAAAGAGTTGATCGATATAGCTAAAGAAGTCACAGGTAAAGATTTTACAGTATTGATGGGCGAGCGACGTGATGGTGATCCGGCTCGACTGGTAGCAGATTCTTCTTTATTGCAGAAGGAGTTAGGCTGGAAGCCAGAATTTGCCGGGCTAGATGTGATTTTACGGCATGCCTGGGAGTGGGAGCTGAAATACTCCGAGTGGGGTTAG
- a CDS encoding undecaprenyl-phosphate glucose phosphotransferase — MHSVFGKSIFKSYSGFINLFSRVADPLVVVIAAIAAYFVRFPFNEALLPHDYRSLVLFAIFCVVIIFPSFGLYASWRGQSLLKQARSIFLAWLTVVLLMIIILFSLKISADYSRLWLGWWMMLGLASLLTFRMFIFGFLQYQRMKGKNFRRVIVVGAGDLGERLINQVNESPWMGFNIVALFDDDEHLHGEMVGEYKVTGGISDVEAFFNNGHVHVDEVWIALPLRAEQRVKELLYELRHHPVNIKLIPDIFGFSLLNHSMTEIAGLPAVNLSDTPMGGSNQLIKAIEDRLLALCIFILICPLLLAISIAIKAISPGPILFKQRRHGWDGRIINVYKFRTMEVHAEDEGCITQASKNDSRITPLGAFLRRTSLDELPQFYNVMQGRMSIVGPRPHAVQHNEMYKDQVNKYMLRHMVKPGITGWAQVNGYRGETDTLDKMKKRVEFDLFYIENWSLWFDLKIIFLTIFKGFVGKNAY, encoded by the coding sequence ATCCACAGCGTGTTTGGCAAATCAATATTTAAAAGTTACTCTGGTTTTATAAATCTCTTTTCACGAGTTGCAGATCCACTGGTTGTTGTTATAGCGGCAATTGCTGCATATTTCGTTCGATTTCCTTTTAATGAGGCTTTATTGCCTCATGATTATCGTTCTCTTGTTTTATTCGCCATTTTTTGTGTTGTAATAATATTCCCATCATTTGGTTTATATGCCTCTTGGCGTGGTCAAAGTCTTTTAAAGCAAGCTAGAAGTATATTCTTGGCATGGTTAACCGTTGTATTGCTGATGATAATTATCTTATTTAGTTTGAAAATCTCAGCTGATTATTCTCGATTATGGCTAGGTTGGTGGATGATGCTCGGACTGGCTTCTTTGCTTACCTTTCGTATGTTTATTTTTGGCTTTTTACAATACCAGCGTATGAAAGGTAAAAACTTTCGCCGAGTTATCGTTGTTGGTGCGGGTGATTTAGGCGAAAGATTGATTAATCAGGTAAATGAATCGCCTTGGATGGGTTTTAATATAGTAGCCTTGTTTGATGATGATGAGCATTTACATGGTGAAATGGTAGGTGAATATAAGGTAACGGGCGGGATATCTGATGTTGAGGCTTTTTTTAATAATGGCCATGTCCATGTAGATGAGGTTTGGATTGCGTTACCATTAAGGGCAGAGCAGAGAGTTAAAGAGTTACTGTATGAGCTTAGGCATCACCCTGTAAACATTAAACTAATCCCTGATATTTTTGGTTTTTCATTATTAAATCACTCAATGACTGAAATTGCTGGTTTACCAGCGGTTAATTTATCTGATACGCCTATGGGTGGGTCTAATCAGTTGATAAAAGCTATTGAAGATAGATTGTTGGCCTTGTGTATTTTTATATTAATTTGTCCACTTCTTTTAGCTATATCTATTGCTATAAAAGCGATATCTCCAGGGCCTATTTTATTTAAACAAAGGCGTCATGGTTGGGATGGTAGAATTATTAATGTGTACAAGTTTAGAACTATGGAGGTGCATGCAGAAGACGAAGGTTGTATTACTCAGGCATCTAAAAACGACAGCCGTATAACGCCATTAGGAGCTTTTTTACGGCGTACCAGTTTAGATGAATTGCCCCAGTTTTATAATGTAATGCAGGGGCGTATGTCTATTGTTGGACCAAGGCCCCATGCTGTACAACATAATGAAATGTACAAAGATCAGGTTAATAAGTATATGTTGCGCCACATGGTGAAGCCTGGAATTACGGGCTGGGCACAGGTTAATGGGTATCGTGGTGAGACGGATACTTTGGATAAGATGAAGAAGCGGGTTGAATTTGATTTGTTTTATATTGAGAACTGGTCGCTTTGGTTTGATTTGAAAATTATTTTTTTGACTATATTTAAGGGATTTGTTGGTAAGAATGCTTATTAG
- a CDS encoding glycosyl transferase translates to MASKQVVVLGIRGVPAEHGGFETFAEYLCRYLIARDWNILVYCQEKGGGGIYQSEWEGVTRIHIPVDIAGPLGTIIFDWKSVIHSLRQNGVFLTLGYNTAIFNALHRLKGKINIINMDGIEWKRQKWGVVSKAWFWLNERFGCWFGNHLVADHPCIEDHLAVRVSREKITMIAYGGCKITEANESALSEYGLEKNGYAILIARPEPENSILEVVTAFSAIKRSFKLVVLGSYQLEGNAYHRAVVDAASDEVLFVGAIYDSEIISALRFFARVYVHGHQVGGTNPSLVEALGAGGAVIAHDNPFNQWVAKDAAVYFDGISSLEKLFDQFLIDDELVSPLKAAARRNFEANFQWDDILKQYEALLLRYLPEA, encoded by the coding sequence ATGGCAAGTAAACAAGTTGTTGTGTTAGGAATTCGTGGCGTTCCAGCTGAACACGGAGGCTTTGAAACATTTGCTGAATACCTTTGTCGTTATTTGATTGCACGTGATTGGAATATATTAGTCTACTGTCAAGAAAAAGGGGGGGGGGGCATTTATCAGTCTGAGTGGGAGGGGGTAACGCGTATTCATATACCCGTAGATATTGCTGGGCCACTAGGTACTATTATCTTTGATTGGAAATCTGTCATTCACTCCCTTCGTCAGAATGGAGTGTTTTTGACTCTAGGATATAACACTGCAATCTTTAATGCTTTACATCGTTTAAAAGGTAAGATTAATATCATTAACATGGACGGAATAGAGTGGAAACGACAAAAGTGGGGTGTTGTATCTAAGGCATGGTTTTGGCTTAATGAGCGGTTTGGATGTTGGTTTGGTAATCATTTAGTGGCTGATCATCCTTGTATAGAGGATCACTTGGCGGTACGGGTTTCACGTGAGAAAATTACTATGATAGCTTATGGTGGCTGTAAAATTACAGAAGCGAATGAGTCCGCATTGTCAGAATATGGGCTAGAAAAGAATGGCTATGCTATCCTCATTGCACGTCCAGAACCTGAAAATTCAATTCTTGAAGTGGTTACTGCATTTTCAGCTATTAAACGTAGTTTTAAATTAGTGGTTTTAGGGAGCTATCAGTTAGAGGGTAATGCGTATCATCGAGCGGTTGTTGATGCGGCTAGTGACGAGGTCTTGTTTGTAGGGGCTATTTATGATTCTGAGATTATAAGTGCACTTCGATTTTTTGCTAGAGTATATGTTCATGGGCATCAAGTAGGAGGTACTAATCCATCATTAGTCGAAGCATTAGGAGCAGGGGGTGCTGTCATAGCACACGACAACCCTTTTAATCAATGGGTTGCAAAAGATGCAGCAGTTTACTTTGATGGAATAAGTTCACTTGAAAAATTATTTGATCAGTTTTTAATAGATGATGAGTTAGTTAGCCCATTAAAGGCTGCTGCTAGACGTAATTTTGAAGCTAATTTTCAGTGGGATGATATATTAAAGCAGTATGAAGCTTTATTGTTGAGATACTTACCTGAAGCATAG
- a CDS encoding glycosyl transferase: MKVGIIEPVGAHGGMNYYDFGLANGLVKSNCQVILYTSEETSSEGVSAFEIKKTFKGVWGKAPKVLRAVRFVYGLYDSLKDAKVNDVAVIHFHFFHYTVLEVLSVKLAKKFGFKVVVTAHDVESFAVKRGGSRAKKILQSVDKVIAHNEVSKCELVAEVLLSEDSTCIIPHGHYLDSIGILPDKTLAREKLGLSVDDKVLLFFGQIKKVKGLDILLKSLPRVIKIHPDLKLVIAGKVWKDDFSIYKKLISDNKLENYVISHIRYISDSDVANYYLSADLVVLPYRKIYQSGVLLMAMSYGVPVLASDILGMTEIVQDGNNGFLFVSEDVNNMSMRLKKILMNPKDLTKMGVAGHKTVVTEHDWSQIGSMTCKVYETICYGK; encoded by the coding sequence ATGAAAGTTGGTATTATTGAGCCTGTTGGCGCTCATGGCGGGATGAATTATTACGACTTTGGGCTTGCTAATGGGTTAGTGAAATCAAATTGCCAAGTCATATTGTATACTTCTGAAGAAACAAGTTCTGAAGGAGTGAGTGCATTTGAAATTAAAAAAACTTTTAAAGGTGTCTGGGGGAAAGCTCCTAAGGTATTGAGAGCTGTTAGATTTGTCTATGGGCTTTATGACTCTTTAAAGGATGCCAAGGTTAATGATGTTGCTGTTATTCATTTTCATTTTTTTCATTATACAGTTCTCGAAGTTTTAAGTGTAAAGCTTGCGAAAAAATTTGGTTTTAAAGTGGTTGTTACTGCTCATGATGTTGAAAGCTTTGCTGTTAAGCGAGGTGGGTCTAGAGCTAAAAAAATTCTTCAAAGTGTTGATAAAGTCATTGCTCATAACGAGGTAAGCAAATGTGAATTGGTTGCCGAAGTGTTATTGTCAGAAGATTCTACTTGCATTATTCCTCATGGTCATTACCTTGACTCAATTGGGATTTTGCCTGATAAAACACTAGCAAGGGAGAAGTTAGGTTTATCAGTTGATGATAAGGTGCTTCTCTTTTTTGGTCAGATTAAGAAGGTGAAAGGGCTTGATATTTTATTGAAGTCACTTCCTCGGGTAATAAAAATACATCCTGATCTTAAACTGGTAATAGCTGGGAAGGTATGGAAAGATGACTTTTCAATATATAAAAAACTTATTAGTGATAACAAATTGGAAAATTATGTTATTAGCCATATTAGATATATTTCTGATAGTGATGTTGCTAATTACTATCTTTCTGCGGACCTTGTTGTTCTTCCCTATAGAAAGATATATCAGAGTGGCGTTTTGCTCATGGCAATGAGCTATGGTGTACCCGTATTGGCATCTGATATTTTAGGAATGACTGAAATTGTTCAAGATGGGAATAATGGTTTCTTGTTTGTTTCAGAGGATGTAAATAATATGAGCATGAGGTTAAAAAAAATACTAATGAATCCAAAAGATTTAACAAAAATGGGTGTTGCAGGGCATAAGACTGTAGTTACAGAACATGATTGGAGTCAAATAGGTAGTATGACTTGTAAGGTTTATGAGACCATTTGTTATGGCAAGTAA
- the rfbD gene encoding dTDP-4-dehydrorhamnose reductase — protein sequence MRKRILVTGANGQLGQSIAKLVSANKDLDFTFVTQKELEFDPLENIDVFFQGKVFDVVVNCAAYTAVDKAETEYELANLVNHLAVKRIAEICKTKDINLIHISTDYVFNGRNFQPYIEADATDPLNVYGKTKLAGEQVLQEINPKGIIIRTSWVYSEFDKNFVNTMLRLGKEKNQINIVSDQVGTPTYARDLAEAILNVIQHSKFEDQTVISNIYHYSNEGVASWYDFTKAIFEFEQINCNVLPIETKKYLTPAKRPLYSLMSKIKIKDIFDIEIPYWKDALERCLKQRKD from the coding sequence ATGCGTAAAAGAATCTTGGTGACAGGAGCAAATGGTCAACTTGGACAATCTATAGCAAAATTGGTATCAGCTAATAAAGATTTAGATTTTACTTTTGTTACCCAGAAAGAACTGGAGTTTGATCCCCTGGAAAATATAGATGTTTTTTTTCAGGGCAAAGTGTTTGATGTGGTTGTTAACTGTGCGGCATATACTGCAGTAGATAAAGCTGAAACCGAATATGAATTAGCAAATCTAGTTAATCATCTGGCAGTGAAGAGAATAGCTGAAATTTGTAAAACAAAAGATATAAATCTAATTCATATTAGTACTGACTATGTTTTTAATGGTAGGAATTTTCAGCCTTACATAGAAGCAGATGCCACAGATCCTTTAAATGTTTATGGGAAAACGAAACTTGCTGGAGAGCAGGTGTTGCAAGAAATAAACCCAAAAGGAATAATTATCCGTACGAGTTGGGTGTATTCTGAATTTGATAAGAATTTTGTCAATACAATGTTACGTTTAGGTAAAGAAAAAAATCAAATAAATATTGTATCTGATCAAGTGGGGACACCAACTTATGCCAGAGATTTAGCTGAAGCTATCTTAAATGTTATACAGCATTCAAAATTTGAAGATCAAACGGTAATCTCTAATATTTATCATTACAGTAATGAAGGTGTAGCAAGTTGGTATGATTTTACAAAAGCTATTTTCGAGTTTGAGCAAATAAATTGTAATGTTTTGCCGATTGAAACAAAAAAATATTTAACACCAGCAAAGCGACCTTTATATAGTTTGATGAGTAAAATTAAAATAAAAGATATATTTGATATAGAAATTCCTTATTGGAAGGATGCGTTAGAAAGATGTTTAAAGCAAAGAAAGGATTGA
- the rfbC gene encoding dTDP-4-dehydrorhamnose 3,5-epimerase, producing MKFIPQSIAEIVLIETVIHGDERGYFSETFRQDKFEEAIGYKVNFLQDNESKSSRGILRGLHFQLPPFAQSKLVRVVEGEVLDVAVDIRTGSPTFGQHVSVLLSGENKRQLFIPRGFAHGFVVLSDMAIFSYKVDNYYSAESDRGLAFDDKELDIGWQLSKEELQLSIKDQKQPVLENLGQCFSYGVSYYA from the coding sequence GTGAAATTTATCCCTCAATCTATTGCTGAGATAGTTTTGATTGAAACTGTAATTCATGGGGATGAGCGCGGTTACTTTTCTGAAACTTTCCGACAAGATAAGTTTGAAGAAGCAATTGGCTATAAAGTTAACTTTCTTCAAGATAACGAATCTAAGTCATCTAGAGGAATATTAAGGGGCTTGCATTTTCAATTACCACCATTTGCGCAGAGTAAATTGGTAAGGGTTGTAGAAGGTGAAGTGCTTGATGTTGCGGTAGATATTCGTACTGGAAGCCCAACTTTTGGGCAGCATGTTTCAGTGTTGCTCAGTGGGGAGAATAAGCGACAGTTATTTATACCCCGTGGTTTTGCTCATGGCTTTGTTGTCTTGAGTGATATGGCTATTTTTTCTTATAAAGTTGATAATTATTATTCGGCTGAGTCAGATCGTGGTTTAGCTTTTGACGATAAAGAACTTGATATAGGTTGGCAACTATCAAAAGAAGAGTTGCAGCTTTCAATTAAAGATCAAAAGCAACCAGTTTTGGAAAATTTAGGACAATGCTTTAGTTATGGGGTGAGCTACTATGCGTAA